A region of [Bacteroides] pectinophilus DNA encodes the following proteins:
- a CDS encoding dicarboxylate/amino acid:cation symporter, which translates to MKKNSFMTSLPVKLLAAVITGILLGQLFSTTDGSVITASVLNIVVTLKFILNQIINFCIPLIIIAFIAPSITQMGKNASKLLIIAVCIAYASSVGAAFFATGAGYILIPHLSITPIVDGLKELPEAVFELSIPQIMPVMSALVFSVMIGLGAAWTKAELITNILEEFQKIVLQIVSKIMIPILPFFIGLTFCGLSYEGSITRQLPVFIKIVIIVLAGHYIWMALLYTIAGIYSKKNPLDVIRHYGPAYLTAIGTMSSAATLAVALQCAGRAEPLRKDMVSFGIPLFSNIHLCGSVLTEVFFCMTVSKILYGSIPSAGTMILFCVLLGIFAIGAPGVPGGTVMASLGLITGVLGFTDVGTALMLTIFALQDSFGTACNVTGDGALTLILTGYVERHKISESHSTF; encoded by the coding sequence ATGAAGAAAAATTCTTTTATGACAAGCCTGCCTGTTAAGCTGCTAGCAGCCGTTATTACCGGCATCCTGCTCGGTCAGCTTTTTAGCACAACAGACGGATCCGTAATCACAGCATCAGTACTCAATATAGTTGTCACGTTAAAATTTATACTGAATCAGATTATTAACTTCTGTATTCCACTGATAATCATAGCATTTATCGCCCCGTCTATTACACAGATGGGCAAAAATGCTTCAAAGCTCCTGATAATCGCTGTATGTATTGCATATGCATCATCCGTGGGTGCAGCATTTTTTGCAACAGGTGCGGGCTATATTCTGATTCCGCACCTTTCAATCACGCCTATCGTTGACGGCTTAAAGGAGCTTCCGGAAGCCGTATTTGAATTATCAATACCTCAGATAATGCCCGTAATGAGTGCTCTCGTATTCTCAGTAATGATCGGTCTCGGAGCTGCATGGACAAAAGCAGAATTAATAACTAATATTCTTGAGGAATTTCAGAAGATTGTTCTTCAGATTGTTTCAAAGATAATGATTCCTATTCTCCCGTTTTTCATAGGACTCACTTTCTGCGGACTTTCATATGAAGGGTCAATTACAAGACAGCTTCCTGTATTTATCAAGATTGTAATTATTGTACTGGCAGGACATTATATCTGGATGGCTCTTCTCTATACAATTGCAGGTATATATTCTAAGAAAAATCCGCTTGACGTAATACGCCATTACGGCCCCGCATACCTTACAGCAATTGGTACAATGTCATCCGCTGCCACTCTGGCTGTTGCTCTTCAGTGTGCAGGCAGGGCTGAACCGCTTCGTAAGGATATGGTCTCTTTTGGAATACCTTTATTCTCAAACATACATCTTTGCGGCTCGGTTCTCACAGAGGTGTTCTTCTGCATGACTGTATCAAAGATTCTGTATGGCTCTATTCCGTCAGCCGGAACGATGATTCTTTTCTGTGTACTGCTTGGTATATTTGCAATCGGAGCTCCCGGTGTTCCGGGCGGCACTGTAATGGCATCACTCGGTCTTATAACCGGTGTCCTTGGCTTCACAGATGTCGGAACTGCACTCATGCTCACTATCTTTGCACTTCAGGACAGCTTCGGAACTGCCTGCAATGTAACGGGTGACGGCGCACTCACACTGATTCTTACAGGTTATGTTGAACGTCACAAAATCAGTGAAAGTCACAGTACTTTTTAA
- a CDS encoding HAMP domain-containing histidine kinase, giving the protein MKRMSLQWRLTCITTLCIAIICGCLTMFVYKNGVYYIDSLHDAVESQGDEKGNKSDEIYISIPDDKWDEFADEFSVQVYNNKADYKRNSLIITVLLALLGGVVTYFISGHALRPIREFSDKIEEVQAQNLSDSRIEENNVKELNQLGISYNKMLERLSEAFEIQRQFTANAAHELRTPLALMQVQLDLYNSASHPGNDADTLQTIKMVTEQNDKLNRMVKTLLDMSELQTVGRDDKIILDAIVEEVLADLEPLAVEKNIKLIGKCEDATMIGSDILIYRLVYNLVENAIKYNHPLGQVTVTAYQRNRHVYLSVEDTGSGIPMELRERVFEPFFRVDKSRSRELGGVGLGLAFVREIVRVHDGSICIKSGKTGGTIFEVTFAQHSM; this is encoded by the coding sequence ATGAAAAGAATGTCGCTACAGTGGAGACTTACGTGCATTACTACATTGTGTATTGCTATTATATGTGGCTGCCTGACTATGTTTGTCTATAAAAATGGTGTGTATTACATCGATTCTCTGCATGATGCGGTAGAGTCACAGGGGGATGAAAAAGGAAACAAATCAGATGAAATATATATCAGCATACCGGACGATAAGTGGGATGAGTTTGCGGATGAATTTTCGGTTCAGGTGTACAATAATAAGGCCGACTATAAAAGAAACAGTCTGATAATCACGGTTTTGCTGGCGCTTTTGGGAGGTGTCGTCACTTATTTTATAAGCGGGCATGCACTCAGACCAATCAGGGAGTTTTCAGATAAAATTGAAGAGGTACAGGCTCAGAATCTGTCTGATTCAAGAATAGAGGAAAATAATGTTAAGGAACTGAACCAGCTGGGTATTTCTTATAATAAGATGCTTGAGCGTCTGTCGGAAGCATTTGAGATACAGAGACAGTTTACTGCAAATGCAGCACATGAGCTGCGTACTCCATTAGCGTTAATGCAGGTACAGCTTGATTTATATAATTCTGCCTCTCACCCGGGAAATGATGCAGACACTTTGCAGACCATAAAAATGGTTACGGAACAAAATGATAAATTAAACAGGATGGTAAAGACTCTTCTTGACATGAGTGAGCTTCAGACGGTGGGAAGGGATGATAAAATTATATTGGATGCTATTGTTGAAGAGGTTTTGGCAGACCTTGAGCCTCTTGCCGTGGAAAAGAATATAAAGCTGATTGGAAAATGTGAGGATGCCACTATGATAGGCAGTGATATCCTTATTTACAGGCTTGTATACAATCTGGTTGAGAATGCCATCAAATATAATCATCCGCTCGGACAGGTTACAGTAACCGCATATCAGAGAAACAGGCATGTTTATCTGTCTGTAGAAGATACGGGAAGCGGAATACCAATGGAGCTTAGGGAGAGAGTGTTCGAGCCATTCTTCCGTGTGGATAAATCCAGAAGCCGGGAGCTTGGTGGCGTAGGGCTAGGTCTTGCTTTTGTACGTGAAATCGTTAGAGTACATGATGGCAGTATTTGTATCAAATCAGGCAAGACTGGGGGAACGATTTTCGAGGTGACTTTTGCACAGCATTCAATGTAG
- a CDS encoding phenylpyruvate tautomerase MIF-related protein encodes MPFINSKISTPVTAEQENEIKSRLGKAIQTIPGKSESWLMLGFEPEYRLYFRGSNSEPMAMVEVSVYGSENPSAFEKLTAQICDIFNDVLGIAPDNIYVKYQAVSNWGWNGSNF; translated from the coding sequence ATGCCATTTATCAATTCAAAAATAAGTACTCCCGTCACTGCTGAACAGGAAAACGAAATCAAATCACGCCTCGGCAAGGCTATCCAGACCATTCCCGGCAAATCCGAAAGCTGGCTGATGCTCGGCTTTGAGCCTGAATACAGGCTGTATTTCCGCGGAAGCAACTCTGAGCCTATGGCAATGGTTGAGGTAAGCGTATACGGAAGTGAGAATCCTTCTGCATTTGAAAAGCTTACAGCCCAGATATGCGACATTTTCAATGATGTTCTCGGAATTGCACCGGACAATATATATGTAAAATATCAGGCCGTTTCCAACTGGGGCTGGAATGGCAGCAACTTCTAA
- a CDS encoding CD1871A family CXXC motif-containing protein, producing the protein MLKYQKTCQIILLVLGVSMISYGAVRGEAATVLGKAIKLCLECVGIG; encoded by the coding sequence ATGTTGAAATACCAAAAAACATGTCAAATCATTCTGCTTGTCCTTGGTGTATCCATGATAAGCTATGGTGCAGTCAGAGGTGAGGCGGCTACAGTGCTTGGTAAAGCAATAAAACTATGTCTGGAGTGTGTCGGAATTGGATAA
- a CDS encoding response regulator transcription factor produces MGCKILVKKQENILRLLIVEDEKQICDMVAKSLYAAGYEVDTCYDGKEALECILSENYDLIVLDLNLPGMDGMELLKELRKYNDETKVLILSARGQIADKVEGLDAGANDYMEKPFHLQELEARIRSLTRRKFVQNDICLKCGEIKFDTIKRKAYAKEEPVLLTRKENGILEYLLINIGRPVSQEELIEHVWDATADSFSGAIRVHMSSLRKKLKAKLGYDPIQNKVGEGYKIREESDR; encoded by the coding sequence ATGGGTTGTAAAATTCTTGTTAAGAAGCAGGAGAACATTTTGAGATTATTAATTGTTGAGGATGAGAAACAAATATGTGACATGGTTGCAAAGAGTCTGTATGCTGCCGGTTATGAGGTGGATACCTGTTATGATGGGAAAGAGGCTCTTGAATGTATACTATCGGAGAATTATGATCTGATAGTTTTGGATTTGAATCTGCCGGGGATGGATGGCATGGAGCTTCTTAAGGAGCTTAGAAAATACAATGATGAAACTAAGGTTTTGATATTATCTGCAAGAGGTCAGATTGCTGATAAGGTAGAGGGACTGGATGCAGGAGCAAATGATTACATGGAAAAACCATTCCATCTGCAGGAGCTTGAGGCACGTATCAGAAGCCTGACAAGAAGGAAATTTGTACAGAATGATATATGTCTTAAATGCGGAGAAATAAAGTTTGATACGATTAAACGCAAGGCATATGCAAAGGAAGAGCCGGTTCTACTGACAAGAAAAGAGAATGGTATTTTGGAATATTTACTTATCAATATAGGCAGACCGGTGAGTCAGGAGGAGCTGATAGAGCATGTGTGGGATGCCACGGCAGACAGCTTTAGCGGAGCAATCAGGGTACATATGTCTTCACTTAGAAAAAAGCTTAAGGCGAAGCTGGGATATGATCCCATTCAGAACAAGGTAGGTGAAGGCTATAAAATACGGGAGGAGTCTGACAGATGA
- a CDS encoding 4Fe-4S binding protein: MDKEKKLLSRKLAKIRGWIQAAATLLTNIHIPNLFKGKIYQGNAKTVCVPGLNCYSCPAATGACPIGAFQAVVGSSKFKFSYYITGFFILLGVTLGRFICGFLCPFGWFQDLLHKIPGKKLSTAKLKPLRYLKYVILIVFVILVPMLVTNSIGMGDPFFCKYICPQGVLEGAIPLSIGNAAIRSALGKLFSFKCMILIAVIVLSILFYRPFCKWICPLGAIYSLFNKVSLLKITVDSSKCVGCGQCSKACKMDVDVCKTPDHPECIRCGACIKACPKDAIYLLAIYPSNDVLRIINTSSTCPSLSNSLIEPKLLILFVKTKY; encoded by the coding sequence TTGGATAAGGAAAAGAAATTACTATCAAGAAAACTGGCCAAAATACGTGGCTGGATACAGGCCGCAGCAACGCTGCTGACCAATATTCATATTCCAAATTTATTTAAGGGTAAAATATATCAGGGCAATGCAAAAACAGTATGCGTACCCGGATTAAACTGCTACTCCTGCCCTGCCGCGACAGGAGCCTGTCCAATAGGGGCATTTCAGGCAGTTGTCGGATCATCAAAATTTAAGTTTTCATACTACATAACCGGATTTTTTATTTTACTCGGTGTAACTCTCGGCAGATTTATATGTGGTTTTTTGTGCCCATTTGGATGGTTTCAGGATTTACTTCATAAAATCCCCGGAAAGAAATTATCCACAGCCAAACTAAAGCCTCTTAGGTACCTAAAATATGTCATTCTTATTGTTTTCGTTATACTTGTTCCGATGCTTGTAACGAACTCTATAGGAATGGGAGATCCGTTCTTCTGCAAATATATCTGTCCTCAGGGTGTTTTAGAGGGTGCTATACCGTTATCTATTGGAAATGCTGCTATACGTTCTGCGTTGGGAAAGCTTTTTTCTTTCAAGTGTATGATTTTAATTGCAGTGATTGTACTAAGTATCTTATTTTACAGACCCTTCTGTAAATGGATTTGTCCGCTTGGAGCAATCTACTCATTATTTAATAAGGTCAGCCTGCTCAAAATCACCGTTGATAGCAGCAAATGTGTCGGATGCGGTCAATGCTCAAAGGCATGTAAGATGGATGTGGATGTGTGTAAGACACCGGATCACCCCGAGTGCATACGCTGCGGTGCCTGCATAAAGGCCTGTCCGAAGGACGCCATATATCTACTTGCTATATATCCTTCAAATGATGTTCTAAGAATAATAAATACATCTTCAACATGTCCCAGCCTTAGTAATTCTCTTATTGAGCCTAAACTCTTAATACTCTTTGTAAAAACAAAATATTGA